One Thermoflexus hugenholtzii JAD2 DNA window includes the following coding sequences:
- a CDS encoding DUF2298 domain-containing protein, producing MPRDEKGWWIARLPLILIAALALRLTGLNWDENQHLHPDERFLTMVTEALAWPRDLGEYLDSARSPLNPYNRGYTFFVYGDLPIVLTRGIGELVTALCRAEAWLCPFPRRTALGYDEITLLGRTLSALLDAGTVVLTFFIGRALMGIEGGLLAAALMAFSVMNIQQAHFYTTDTWATFFSTAALLGMVRMLRRPTWAAAVLTGTMAGAALASRINLWPLLALMALAALLSLRSSGKTLRFWIAAGLAAALAFRLGMPYAFAGWFLPDPRWLANMREIQALISGAADYPPGHQWTDRAPILFPLKNMVLWGMGLPFGAAAWLGWLGLGLALRRRLRREGIGLDPIHMGWLLLGLWTGGYFLYMGTQWVKSMRYFLPIYPTLALTAAWGLLRLRRLPQPAGRWLALAGIGIVVGGTSLWAWAFTGIYRQPVSRVAASRWLYAHVPTAVTLLRADPPGARYPLPLSNRLLVQEELVLTIPITPAQTISGLEIPHLRALGERPGLLHLTLEDPAGAVRLQLRIPAPSAPRHPDGDPVRAGWPEPLVLPAGDYLLRLRAEGGPLLLASSVIANEHWDDGLPLRVDGKDGFSIYQGLEMAWYDDDNEEKRQRALEWLERADWIVLSSQRLVWSIPRLPLRYPMTVAYYRALFEGRLGFDLVATFHAKPSLGPLEIDDIGGRIGFDLPPLGFEEPFWGAEEAFSVYDHPPVWIFRKRPDFSLEQARRVLESVDLSQVVWQTPRQYTQARGLLMLDPVAWARQQAASTYRAIFPSENPLNRWPALGVLAWWLFFTLLGWGAWPLTAWAFPGLRDHGYALARILGPLLFAFLPWLMASLGVMDFNRTAMALTLLAGLVVDVLLWPRVKPAIRAALRDPLWRVEEMVAVGAFAFWLLVRLGHPDLWHPVMGGEKPMNLSYLLATIRSLRFPPYDPWFAGGYINYYYFGYVIVGAPIKFLGFEVRYAYNAVIPTLAALTALGAFAVGAHLAAARWPQAHGKPIAAGLLAALFATGVGNLGELKLLSDLFQEVGAQVTEAESPSLRETLIGMREVLTGRAALPARIEWWYWNPTRMIPDRDVTPITEFPYFTFLYADLHAHMMAFPLQLAALLIGLAWLRRSRWGEPSGIAALALGALVVGALRPTNTWDYPAHLLLGLAALTLNAWTRGDLHTGSGIEGWLARCAAFIGLGALLFYPYLAHYATAYTELEVWKGDRTPLGTYLLLHGLFLGPILTLLVREAWRLRRWVLAGWRSDPLGTVGWIVAGALGLGLWVGGSRIAPVAVLAIPIILLSVALALRPYQAPERRLLWIWVASAAALTLGVEQVVLKGDIGRMNTVFKFYLQVWFLWALAAAIAVLTVEEAARRWAPAGRVLWRGFLGFLMFSALLYPVLATRARLYDRWEVSVGPTLDGFAFMEKAIADEAGVRYPVREEFEALRFLWDRVEGTPVVIESIRSPAYRGLRSRIAMFTGLPVVFGWDWHQRQQRTVVPESLIQRREADVNRFYETPDPDEAMAILHRYHVRYVMDGYAERLYYPPEGFEKFPLLIERGDLRLVFANAGVRIYEVTR from the coding sequence ATGCCGCGTGACGAAAAGGGTTGGTGGATCGCTCGGCTCCCCCTCATCCTGATCGCCGCCCTGGCCCTTCGCCTGACAGGGCTGAACTGGGACGAGAACCAGCATCTGCATCCCGACGAGCGCTTCCTCACCATGGTCACGGAGGCCCTGGCCTGGCCCCGGGACCTGGGGGAATACCTGGACTCCGCCCGCTCCCCCCTGAACCCCTACAACCGGGGCTACACCTTCTTCGTCTACGGGGACCTGCCCATCGTCCTCACCCGGGGGATCGGCGAGCTGGTCACGGCGCTCTGCCGGGCAGAGGCATGGCTTTGTCCATTCCCCCGCCGCACGGCCCTTGGCTACGATGAGATCACCCTGCTCGGCCGCACCCTCTCCGCCCTCCTGGACGCCGGGACGGTCGTGTTGACCTTCTTCATCGGCCGGGCGCTGATGGGGATCGAAGGGGGGCTGCTGGCCGCCGCCCTCATGGCCTTCAGCGTGATGAACATCCAGCAGGCCCACTTCTACACCACGGACACGTGGGCGACGTTCTTCAGCACCGCCGCGCTCCTGGGAATGGTCCGGATGCTCCGCCGCCCCACGTGGGCCGCCGCGGTCCTGACCGGGACGATGGCCGGGGCGGCCCTGGCCTCCCGCATCAACCTCTGGCCGCTGCTCGCCCTGATGGCCCTCGCCGCCCTCCTGTCCCTCCGCAGCTCCGGGAAAACCCTGCGCTTCTGGATCGCCGCCGGGCTCGCCGCCGCCCTCGCCTTCCGCCTGGGGATGCCCTACGCCTTCGCCGGATGGTTCCTCCCCGACCCCCGCTGGCTGGCCAACATGCGGGAGATCCAGGCGCTGATCAGCGGGGCCGCCGATTATCCGCCCGGCCATCAATGGACGGATCGGGCACCCATCCTCTTTCCCCTGAAGAACATGGTCCTGTGGGGGATGGGCCTCCCCTTCGGCGCTGCCGCATGGCTCGGATGGCTGGGGCTGGGGCTGGCCCTCCGCCGGCGCCTGCGCCGGGAAGGGATCGGGCTCGATCCCATCCACATGGGCTGGCTGCTCCTCGGGCTGTGGACCGGCGGGTATTTCCTGTATATGGGGACGCAGTGGGTGAAATCCATGCGCTACTTCCTCCCGATCTATCCCACCCTGGCCCTGACCGCCGCCTGGGGGCTCCTGCGCCTGCGACGGCTTCCCCAACCGGCCGGACGATGGCTGGCCCTGGCTGGGATCGGGATCGTGGTCGGGGGGACCTCCCTCTGGGCCTGGGCCTTCACCGGGATCTACCGCCAGCCGGTCTCCCGGGTCGCCGCCTCCCGCTGGCTCTACGCCCACGTCCCCACCGCGGTCACCCTTTTGCGCGCGGATCCCCCCGGCGCCCGCTATCCCTTGCCCTTAAGCAATCGCCTTCTGGTCCAGGAGGAACTCGTCCTGACGATCCCCATCACCCCTGCACAGACGATCTCGGGCCTGGAGATCCCGCATCTACGCGCCCTTGGGGAGAGGCCGGGCCTGCTCCACTTGACCCTGGAAGATCCCGCGGGCGCCGTCCGCCTGCAGCTCCGGATCCCCGCCCCCTCCGCCCCCCGCCATCCGGATGGGGATCCCGTTCGGGCGGGGTGGCCGGAGCCTCTCGTCCTGCCGGCCGGGGATTACCTCCTGCGCCTGCGGGCCGAGGGCGGGCCGCTTCTGCTGGCCTCCTCGGTGATCGCCAACGAGCACTGGGACGACGGCCTGCCGTTGCGGGTGGATGGGAAGGACGGGTTCTCGATCTATCAGGGCCTGGAGATGGCCTGGTATGACGACGACAACGAGGAGAAGCGCCAACGCGCCCTGGAGTGGCTGGAGCGGGCGGACTGGATCGTCCTCTCCAGCCAGCGGCTGGTGTGGTCGATCCCCCGCCTCCCCCTGCGCTATCCGATGACCGTCGCCTACTACCGGGCCCTCTTCGAGGGCCGGCTGGGCTTCGACCTCGTCGCTACTTTCCATGCGAAGCCGAGCTTGGGGCCGTTGGAGATCGACGACATCGGCGGGCGGATCGGCTTCGATCTTCCCCCGTTGGGGTTCGAGGAGCCCTTCTGGGGCGCCGAGGAGGCCTTCAGCGTCTACGACCACCCGCCGGTCTGGATCTTCCGCAAGCGGCCGGATTTCTCCCTCGAGCAGGCCCGCCGGGTGCTGGAATCCGTGGATCTGAGCCAGGTGGTCTGGCAGACGCCGCGCCAGTATACCCAGGCCCGCGGGCTCCTGATGCTGGATCCGGTCGCCTGGGCGCGCCAGCAGGCCGCTTCCACATATCGGGCGATCTTCCCGTCCGAAAACCCGTTGAACCGGTGGCCGGCCCTCGGGGTCCTGGCCTGGTGGCTCTTCTTCACCCTGCTCGGATGGGGAGCATGGCCGCTGACGGCCTGGGCCTTCCCCGGTCTGCGGGATCACGGATACGCGCTCGCGCGCATCCTGGGGCCACTGCTGTTCGCCTTCCTCCCATGGCTGATGGCCAGCCTCGGGGTCATGGATTTCAACCGGACGGCCATGGCCCTCACCCTGCTCGCCGGCCTTGTCGTCGACGTCCTCCTGTGGCCTCGAGTGAAGCCGGCTATCCGGGCCGCCCTACGGGATCCCCTCTGGCGGGTCGAGGAGATGGTGGCCGTGGGGGCCTTCGCCTTCTGGCTGCTGGTCCGCCTGGGCCATCCAGACCTCTGGCATCCGGTGATGGGCGGGGAGAAGCCGATGAACCTCTCGTATCTGCTGGCGACGATCCGCTCGTTGCGCTTCCCGCCCTACGACCCCTGGTTCGCCGGCGGATACATCAACTACTACTACTTCGGCTACGTGATCGTCGGGGCGCCGATCAAGTTCCTGGGCTTTGAGGTCCGCTACGCGTATAACGCGGTGATCCCCACCCTGGCGGCCCTGACCGCCCTGGGGGCCTTCGCCGTCGGCGCGCACCTCGCGGCGGCCAGGTGGCCCCAGGCGCATGGGAAGCCCATCGCCGCCGGCCTGCTCGCCGCCCTGTTCGCGACGGGCGTGGGCAACCTGGGGGAGCTGAAGCTGCTCTCCGACCTCTTCCAGGAGGTGGGGGCTCAGGTTACGGAGGCGGAGTCCCCTTCCCTGCGGGAAACCCTCATCGGGATGCGGGAGGTGCTGACCGGCCGCGCCGCGCTTCCTGCCCGCATCGAGTGGTGGTATTGGAACCCCACCCGCATGATCCCGGATCGCGACGTCACGCCCATCACCGAGTTCCCCTATTTCACGTTCCTGTATGCGGACCTGCACGCGCACATGATGGCGTTCCCCCTGCAGCTGGCTGCCCTGCTGATCGGGCTGGCCTGGCTGCGCCGGTCGCGCTGGGGAGAGCCGTCGGGGATCGCCGCCCTCGCCCTGGGGGCCCTGGTCGTGGGCGCGCTGCGGCCCACCAACACGTGGGATTACCCCGCCCACCTCCTCCTGGGGCTGGCCGCCCTCACCCTCAACGCCTGGACCCGCGGGGATCTCCACACGGGGTCCGGCATCGAGGGATGGCTCGCCCGATGCGCCGCCTTCATCGGGCTGGGGGCCCTTCTCTTCTATCCCTACCTCGCCCATTACGCCACCGCATATACGGAACTTGAAGTGTGGAAAGGGGATCGCACCCCGCTGGGCACCTATCTGCTGCTCCACGGCCTCTTCCTGGGGCCGATCCTCACACTGCTCGTGCGAGAGGCCTGGCGGCTGCGCCGCTGGGTCCTCGCGGGTTGGCGGAGCGATCCCTTGGGGACAGTGGGGTGGATCGTGGCGGGGGCCCTCGGCCTGGGCCTGTGGGTAGGAGGCAGCCGGATCGCTCCGGTGGCCGTTCTCGCGATCCCGATCATCTTGCTGAGCGTCGCCCTCGCCCTGCGCCCCTATCAGGCGCCGGAGCGCCGCCTCCTCTGGATCTGGGTTGCGAGCGCGGCGGCCCTGACCCTGGGGGTGGAGCAGGTGGTGCTGAAGGGCGACATCGGGCGGATGAACACCGTCTTCAAATTCTACCTCCAGGTGTGGTTCCTTTGGGCCCTCGCCGCCGCCATCGCGGTCCTAACAGTGGAGGAAGCCGCCCGCCGCTGGGCGCCGGCCGGGCGCGTCCTCTGGCGGGGCTTCCTTGGCTTTTTGATGTTCTCCGCCCTGCTCTACCCCGTCCTGGCCACCCGGGCCCGACTGTATGACCGCTGGGAGGTCTCCGTAGGCCCCACCCTGGACGGCTTCGCCTTCATGGAGAAAGCCATCGCCGACGAGGCGGGGGTGCGCTACCCGGTGCGGGAGGAATTCGAGGCCCTCCGCTTCCTGTGGGATCGTGTCGAGGGAACGCCCGTGGTCATCGAGTCCATCCGCTCGCCGGCCTATCGGGGGCTGCGCAGCCGGATCGCGATGTTCACCGGGCTGCCGGTGGTCTTCGGGTGGGACTGGCATCAGCGGCAGCAACGGACGGTGGTGCCGGAATCCTTGATCCAGCGCCGCGAGGCGGACGTCAACCGGTTTTATGAGACCCCAGATCCAGACGAGGCGATGGCCATCCTGCACCGCTATCATGTGCGCTATGTGATGGATGGATATGCGGAGCGCCTGTATTACCCGCCTGAGGGCTTTGAGAAGTTCCCGCTCCTGATCGAGCGTGGGGATCTCCGGCTGGTCTTCGCCAACGCGGGGGTGCGGATCTATGAGGTGACCCGCTGA